The region CGGGTATGCCTGCACCGAGACCGAGCATCTGATGCCGGCCCCGATTGCCTACGCCCACGCGATCTTGAAGTCGATGGCCGAGGCCCGCCACGCCGGCGAGAGCGCCTTTGGGCCGGACTCCAAGAGCCAGATCACCCTGCGCTACGTGGACGGCAAGCCGGTGGGGGCTACCAGTGTGGTGGTGTCCACCCAGCATGCCGAGGCTCTGAGCCAGGCCGAGGTCCGGGAGCTGGTGCGCCCGCACGTTCTGAAGGTTCTGCCCGAGGGCTGGATGTGCCCCGAGGACGAGTTCTACGTGAACCCGACCGGGCGCTTCGTGATCGGCGGCCCGGATGGCGACTGTGGCCTGACCGGCCGCAAGATCATTGTGGACACCTACGGCGGCGCCGCGCCGCACGGCGGTGGGGCGTTCTCGGGCAAGGATCCGACCAAGGTGGACCGTTCGGCCGCCTACGCCGCGCGCTATGTGGCCAAGAACATCGTGGCCGCCGGCTTGGCCGACAAGTGCGTGATCCAGGTGTCGTATGCCATCGGCGTGTCCAAGCCGCTGTCGATTTACGTCAACACCCACGGCACCGGCCGGGTGGATGAAACCCGTCTGGCCAAGGTGGTGGGTGAGGTCGTTGACCTGTCGCCGCGTGGCATTCGCGAACACCTTCAGCTGTCGCGTCCGATCTATGCCCGGACGTCGTCTTATGGCCACTTTGGGCGTGCGCCGGAAGCCGATGGTGGCTTCTCGTGGGAGCGCCTGGATCTGGTCGATGCGCTGAAGAAGGCCTTCGGTGCCTGAGAGGCCGGAAACCCCCCGGACGTCATCCGGGGACGATGAACGGTTCTACGGCCGGCGCAAGGGCAAGCCCCTGCGCGCCGGTCGGCAGAAACTCTTCGACACGCTGCTGCCGGCCTTGACCGTGCCCTTGGCGGGGCTGGCCGAGGGCGAGACCCTGGATCCCCAGACGCTGTTTTCGCCGCCGCGGCAAGCGCTGTGGCTGGAGATCGGCTTTGGGGGTGGGGAGCATTTGGTGGCCCAGGCCGAGGCGCATCCCGAGGTTGGGGTGATCGGGGCCGAGGTGTTCGAGTACGGGGTGGGCAAGGCCCTGTCCCTGATCGACGCGGCGGGGGTCCGCAATATCCGGGTGTGGCCCGAGGACGTGCGAGCCTTGCTCACGCGGTTGCCGGAGGCCTGCTTGGACCGGTTGTTCGTGCTGTTTCCCGACCCTTGGCCCAAAACGCGCCACGCCCGCCGGCGGATGATTCAGCCGGCCCGTCTGGACCTGTTTGCCGCTCTTTTGAAGGACGGCGGCGAGTTGCGGGTGGCGAGTGACGACGCGGGCTATGTGCGTTGGACCCTTCAGCACGCGACGGCGCACCCGTTGTTTCGCTGGACGGCCACCGGCCCCGGGGACTGGCGGGACCCGCCGGCTGACTGGGTGCAAACGCGCTACGAGGCCAAGGCCCTGGCCGCCGGGCGCCGGCCGGCTTATCTGGTGTTCCAGCGATTGCCCCGCCCGACCCCATAAGGAGTCGAGGGGTCTGGGGAGGCCGCGCCTCCCCAGCCTTTCTTTTTCCGCTTTCCCGACGCCCAGTCCCGGGGGAAAGAACTCCTTGAGCCCTGGGGAAAAGTGCTCTATAAAAAGCGTGACATCTTCTTGACACGGCCGGCAGGCTGGCAGGGGGTGGGCCGGTGGCCCACCTTTTTTGTTTTAGGCGGTCCCGTGGACGAACAGGTCGGACCGATCCACTAGGGAGACACGACGATCGTGATGGGGCATCTGAATAAGCTGCTGGCCCCCACGCCGAGGCTTTGGGCTATGATTTGGTCCGGGTATCGCTGTTGGGCAGTGGCCGGCCGACYTTGCAGGTGATGGCCGAGCGTCTGGACGAAACCCGNTGACGGTGTCGGATTCGGCGAGGCCTTTGGTCGCGGGCGCTGTCGGCGGTTCTGGACGTGGAGGCAAGCCGGGGGGGATATGCCCCCCACGACCACACCTCGGCCGCGACGCGGCCGTCCCGCCACCCCTGCAGGGGCGGGAAAGTTGTAAGGTACCGTGGACGTGGAGGACGCCCCCCGTCCAGGAGACGGCAAGCGACGACTAACTCAGTCGCGCCCCTTCGGGGGCGCCTCCCCCTCTTTCCTCGTCCTCACCGCCGAGGCGGCGGTGAGGCTCGCTGCCCTCGCAAGGTACCGGGAGTCCCAGGTTGTGGTGTAGGGGCCTACGCCAGCCCCCCTTGGGGGGCGACTCTCTTCATAAGGTCGCAACCGTCCCAGGGCGGTTGCGACCTTATGTGTCAGGGCCCGGGCCACAACGTGTGCCAAATCGCGCGCCGATTTGTGCCAAATCGCGCGCCGGGCTACAATCGGACGATGTCACGCACTCTACTCCTGTCACCCCCTCGCCGAGAGCAGGGGTCCATCTTCAGCATTATCGGGGTCGAGGCCGGGGGGCAAGGTCATCGTGGGGGGCACACAGGGCAATCGAGTGAAGGAAAGCTGAAAACCGCGGATGTGCTCCAGGACAGGAGGGGCCTGGGGAGGCCTCGCCTCCCCAGCCTTCCCGATTGTCTTGACAAGGCTCCTCTCCTTCACCGGAGGGCCCAAGGAGGAGGGGGTGGTCGCAACGCCCATTGTCGGCCATAGTTAGGGGTGTCAGTCAGCAGGAGGTCCTCATGCTTTCCGTTTCTCTGTTGGCTCGTTTTCCGGCGTGCATGGCTCTGGGGCTTTGGGGCGGCTTGCTGCCGGGACTGGGGCTGGCGCAGGGAGTGGATAGCTGCAAAACGGCCCATCTGGCCTGTGTCAACGCTTGCCAAAGCCTGGAAAAGGATGAGGCAGCCCGTACCGGCTGCTCGGCTCGCTGCGCCGCCGACCGGGGGGTGTGCGAGGCCGAGCGCGGTTTGCTGGGCCTTTCGGATCAGGCGCAGCGGTTGCGCGGGTTTTTGGACGGCCTGACTGGCGACTCGGCGTTGTCCTTGTCCCCTCAGCAGTGCGATTTGGCGCAACGGGCCTGCGAGCACCTTTGTCGCGAGCGGCACGACGGCAACCAAGCAGCCCAGGCCGGATGCGAAAGCCGCTGCGCCGCCGAGGTCGTGGTCTGCCGCGCCCAGGCCGATTTGCGCGGGGCCGCCCCCCATCTCAAGGAAAATGTCGAGCGCTGGAATCGCTTCATGGAGGGCTTCAAGGATCGCAAGGGTTCGGTGGTGCCCCCGCCGGCCGACGCTCCCTACGACCTCCCCGAGGATTCGGTGCCGTCTCGGCCTTTGAAGCCGGGGGAAGTGGCTTTGTGAGGCCGTACAGGGGAGGGGAGCTTCAGGAAAGCAGAAAAGGCTGGGGAGGCGCGGCCTCCCCAGACCCCTCGGTCGTTTTTTTTTAGCGCTTCAGGCGGCGCATGCGTTCGACAAAGCGACGGGCCCAGCCGTCGCGGGTTTCTTGCGGGGCTCGGGTCAGGGCGAGGGCGCCGGCCGGAACGTCGCTTGTAATGGTTGAGCCTGCGCCCACCATGGCTCCGTCGCCCACGCTGACGGGCGCCACCAGGGCCGAGTTGGAGCCG is a window of Pararhodospirillum photometricum DSM 122 DNA encoding:
- the trmB gene encoding tRNA (guanosine(46)-N7)-methyltransferase TrmB → MPERPETPRTSSGDDERFYGRRKGKPLRAGRQKLFDTLLPALTVPLAGLAEGETLDPQTLFSPPRQALWLEIGFGGGEHLVAQAEAHPEVGVIGAEVFEYGVGKALSLIDAAGVRNIRVWPEDVRALLTRLPEACLDRLFVLFPDPWPKTRHARRRMIQPARLDLFAALLKDGGELRVASDDAGYVRWTLQHATAHPLFRWTATGPGDWRDPPADWVQTRYEAKALAAGRRPAYLVFQRLPRPTP
- the metK gene encoding methionine adenosyltransferase; translated protein: MSQSDYLFTSESVSEGHPDKVCDRISDAIVDAFLAEDPLARVALETLATTNFVVLAGEVRGPDSLTHERLKEIARTAIREIGYEQRGFHWKDAEIISHVHSQSADIAQGVDAADNKDEGAGDQGIMFGYACTETEHLMPAPIAYAHAILKSMAEARHAGESAFGPDSKSQITLRYVDGKPVGATSVVVSTQHAEALSQAEVRELVRPHVLKVLPEGWMCPEDEFYVNPTGRFVIGGPDGDCGLTGRKIIVDTYGGAAPHGGGAFSGKDPTKVDRSAAYAARYVAKNIVAAGLADKCVIQVSYAIGVSKPLSIYVNTHGTGRVDETRLAKVVGEVVDLSPRGIREHLQLSRPIYARTSSYGHFGRAPEADGGFSWERLDLVDALKKAFGA